The DNA window CGATTTTAATTTTGTTTCCTGATTCGTCAACATGAACGTTTTTGCTTCCTAAGTAGCTGCCTGTGACAATAAGCGCCTCGTCCGGACCGACCGTGCGATAGCGGGCGATGAAAATGGCAATGAGTCCAACGAGAAGCAAGACGACGACGCCAATGACAATCAACCATGGCGCAACCATGACAGTTCCCCTTTCTTTGTTTTAGATGGAAAGATGATACGGATCGTGCCTCGCCACCACAGCGACGCCGTTTTCCATTTGCACGATGATGACCTCTTCCCCTGACGGAATGGCTTCATTATTTACGCTCTTCGCCGCTTTGGCCACCACACCGCTTTTGCGGGAGATGAGAATTTCACCAAACCCATCCGGCGGCACGGACACGATCACCTTCGCCAGCGATCCTTCCAATTCGGCATCTGTATACCCAAGCGACGCCTCAGCCGACCGAAGCGGCAAAAAAACGAAAAAGTGCAATAAGAGCACGATGACAAGCGCCACTCCCAAACTCAGCCAAACGATCCAACGCGACGCCCAATCCGTATACCATTCCGCCAACAGACCGACCGCACTTGCGACAATGAAAAACGATAAGACGAGTTGCGGGCTGAACAGCGGATGATCGGCCACATCGAACAGACCGTCAAGCACATCGCTGAAGAAAAAATACAAAACCGTCAACAATGCACTGACCACCAGCACCGCTCCGTATACCACTTCAGGCGGATGACCGAACCACATCTCCCTCCCCTCCTTTCTCGTCAACGATGTATACGGCCGAAGAACCAGTTGGTTTCATCATTTTTCCATCATCATCAAAATTCGACAAATTGTTTTCGATTTCCTGTATTTCAGCCGTTTATTTCAAAAAATCGCCGCCGTATTCTTCCGATCGCTATCTTCAGCTATGACGCCACTCGTAATGAACCTTCCTTTTTCACTGTGAAGTTTCCGTTTTTAACGTTCCCGATTTCCGTTTTTTGACCATCGAATGGTGCAAACTCCCGTGGCGCGAGTACATCTGCCATGACAAACCCGGTCGCCGCCGCTCTGTTAAGCAAAATGGGGGATAATGAAGATGAGAAGGTGAAAGTGAATGCTCATCCACCTTGAGCTCGATGAGGCAAAACAGCGTCTGTTGTTCGATTTTTTCGAAACATATTTACGGTTATCGGATGAAGAAGAAATCCGACTGCGAAATGAGGTGAATACAATGGAGGAGAAAAGAAGGCGGCCAAAGTCACGGAACTCATCGTCTCATACGAGCAGAAAGGCATGGAGAAAGGAATCGACAAAGGAATGGAAAAAGCAAGGCTGGATGTTGCGAAACGAATGTTGGCAAAAGGATAGGATGTCGACACGATTCATGAACTGACCGAGCTGCCGCTTGAAAAGATTGAACAATTGAAGAAATAATACAGGGGCAAAAGCCTTCCTCCCTGGCATTCCATCCCGAATTGCCGTCCCTCGATCTCTCCAAAACGTTGAGAAATCCCCTAGGGAGAAAGGCCTCTTGATCGCTGTTTCCATCCATATTTTGGCTGACAGCCCGATCGTCTAAAGCCCCAGCCGCTCCAGCTCGCGGTCAAGCCTCCCCGTCAGCATGAGCCCGTACATGCGGAAGTCAGCACGTAGCGACCAAAGCGGATGGCCAAAGGTGGCAGGCTTGTTTCCTTCGATAAAAAAGTGGCTGAACCAAGCGAGTGCATAGGCGGCGATTGGCGCACCAAGCAGCCACCATGCGTTCTTCGTCACGATCGCGATGATCGCGAACAAAAAGACAAAACTCGTCCCGGCAAAATGCCACCACCGCGTCGCTCGTTTGCGGTGCTGGGTCAAATAGAACGGCCAAAACTCTTCATAGTCGCGAAACTCCATTTCCCTCTCCCCCTTTCGCTAATAATTTGATTATACTTGTCTGGAGCATTCTTTTTCATCCACTCTATTTCTTTCTTCACCGCTTCTTGATCAACAGGTTCATTGATTAAATTTATGATTTCCTGACGCTCTTCTTGCTGTTTCTTGTCCATTTCTTGTTCCATCTGGATTTTTACCTTATTTACTTGCACCCCCGACTCAGCATACACCAACGGAACACCCGATGTGCAAATGAGGCTCAAAGCGACAAGTGGAGAGAGCAAGAAAGATTTTTTCATAAAATACAAACACCTCCGTTAAATCAATATATTTACAATTAAAATTCTATTAGAAATACAAAAAAAAAAAAAAAAAGAGTATTTATTACTAATGGAAAAATAGTCATATATTCACAAAAATTAGAGGGTACGAACACTCTCCCACCTGCGCTCACGCTTAGAGTTGGGGAATTATTGGAAACGCCCGCCCCACGGCAGGCTGCCAGCCAAGCCGTCCCCGTGCGTCCCATGGTTCGGCTGCCTTGTGACGACAGCAAACGAAGCCCTTCCTTCAAAATAATTCCGAGCAGCGTTATGATCCGGGTCATGGGGCGCCCCCACTCTCGGACATGCAACGGCTGCACGTCGTCCTGCCAGCTCTCGCAATATGAGCAGAATCGATACAAAGTGCTGACGACACGGATCAACGTACACCCGTCTCATTTCGCTTTATACTCCAGCATCATGAACAAGCGCTCCACACAAAAAATCGCCTCTTTCCCACCAATTCGGTGGGAAAGAGGCGCTGTCTTCTTACGACTGGCTGCTTTCTCTCGCTTTTAAGGCGACCGATACGGTCGTCTCAAAGCCGTCGCGGTAGATGGTCACTTTCATCCGGTCGCCGACCGATGTTTTCGTATACAAATATTTGCGCAAGGCGCTGACGCTGTCGATTTTCTCACCGTTGATCGCCGTGATGACGTCTTTCGACTTCAGTCCGGCTTCAGCGGCTGGAGAGAACGGTTCGACCGATGTGATGGCCGCACCATATGTCACGTTGGACGGCAATTTCAGTTCATCAGTGCGGACGTCATCGGACAGATCGGCGACATCGATGAGCTGCACGCCAAGGTATGGGCGTTTGATTTTCCCGTCTTTCATGAGCTGTTCGACAATCGGTTTGACATTTTCGCTTGGGATCGCAAAGCCGAGCCCTTCAACCCCTGTTTCCGCGATTTTCATGCTGTTGATGCCGATCACTTGACCCGCGCTGT is part of the Geobacillus sp. 46C-IIa genome and encodes:
- a CDS encoding DUF962 domain-containing protein; its protein translation is MEFRDYEEFWPFYLTQHRKRATRWWHFAGTSFVFLFAIIAIVTKNAWWLLGAPIAAYALAWFSHFFIEGNKPATFGHPLWSLRADFRMYGLMLTGRLDRELERLGL